The Capra hircus breed San Clemente chromosome 2, ASM170441v1, whole genome shotgun sequence genome window below encodes:
- the LDLRAD2 gene encoding low-density lipoprotein receptor class A domain-containing protein 2, producing MEFCPPQLPQRLLLLGAATLTASALHTADLVDLCGRTWPADGLLLRSHSASRRFYFVAPDTDCGLWVRAAAPGDRIRLQFRFFLVYSLAPPSVPPALNASAPLPADPCAPGSYLQLYEGPPGTPRPLGAPLCGLTIPAPVTTSGDLLGLRLVTRGRQPRVDFVGEVTSFRLGSCGGYFPCRNGRCIPPSLVCDRWGMDNCGDGSDQASWPPANCRAPSPEPSQEGNTDDSASQTLTSSPALPSSGPLGTAAERSPPAHWDPARQGVALEGRWLLVTTHYCRIHRDHTCPAPGMGRGQQARAEA from the exons CTGACCTGGTGGACCTGTGCGGCCGGACCTGGCCGGCGGACGGGCTGCTGCTGCGCTCGCACTCCGCGTCGCGCCGCTTTTACTTCGTGGCCCCGGACACGGACTGCGGGCTCTGGGTGCGGGCGGCCGCCCCCGGCGACAGGATCCGCCTCCAGTTCCGCTTCTTCCTGGTCTACAGCCTGGCCCCGCCGTCCGTGCCCCCCGCGCTCAACGCCTCCGCCCCGCTGCCGGCGGACCCCTGCGCCCCCGGGTCCTACCTGCAGCTGTACGAGGGGCCGCCGGGGACGCCCCGGCCCCTGGGAGCCCCGCTCTGCGGCCTGACCATCCCGGCCCCGGTGACGACCTCCGGGGACCTCCTGGGCCTGCGCCTGGTCACCAGAGGCCGCCAGCCCCGCGTGGACTTCGTGGGAGAAGTCACCTCGTTCCGGCTGG GATCCTGTGGTGGCTACTTCCCGTGTCGGAACGGCAGGTGCATCCCCCCGAGCCTGGTATGCGATCGCTGGGGCATGGACAACTGTGGCGATGGCAGTGACCAGGCCTCCTGGCCACCAGCCAACTGCAGAG CTCCCTCTCCAGAGCCCAGCCAGGAGGGGAACACGGATGACAGTGCCTCCCAGACACTGACTTCCTCCCCAGCTCTCCCGTCTTCAGGCCCCCTGGGgacagcagctgagaggagcccgCCAGCCCACTGGGACCCTGCCCGACAGGGTGTAGCTCTGGAAGGTAGGTGGCTCTTGGTAACCACCCACTATTGCCGCATCCACCGAGACCATACTTGTCCCGCTCCAGGGATGGGCAGGGGGCAGCAGGCCCGGGCCGAGGCCTGA